In one Cyanobacterium sp. T60_A2020_053 genomic region, the following are encoded:
- a CDS encoding NAD-binding protein: protein MQNSFNRIITGSIFFVFTIATAIIGYMMFGWTLLESTYMVVITIFGVGYGEVKPIQTPAERIFTISVIIAGTSSAIYGMGGFISMITEGEINRAFSAQKERKTISSLENHVIICGFGHIGQVLAQQLEEVAENFVVVDYNREVIEVARKCNYLTEEGDATDENILTKVGIERAKVLVTVLASDSSNVFITLTARELNPDLVIIARGELSSTEKKLRLAGANHVVLPASVSGMRMANLITTPNTNDFFQHPEEQNYLNDLLKQLEIQIEELSLADTSTLVGRTIKELEIRGKGAFLVVAIRRYSGELISHPSPTLMLNKGDVLIVLGRQTDLPQFARYYRLNRLLN, encoded by the coding sequence ATGCAAAATTCCTTTAATCGAATTATCACCGGCTCAATATTTTTTGTATTTACTATTGCCACTGCCATTATTGGCTACATGATGTTTGGTTGGACACTGCTAGAATCAACTTATATGGTGGTAATTACCATTTTTGGCGTGGGCTATGGGGAAGTTAAACCCATACAAACACCAGCAGAAAGAATTTTTACCATTAGCGTTATTATTGCTGGGACATCTTCGGCTATCTATGGTATGGGAGGCTTTATTTCTATGATTACAGAGGGGGAAATTAATCGGGCTTTTTCTGCCCAAAAAGAACGCAAAACCATTTCTAGCCTAGAAAATCACGTCATTATTTGCGGTTTTGGACATATTGGACAAGTATTAGCACAACAGTTAGAAGAAGTGGCTGAAAATTTTGTCGTTGTTGACTACAATCGTGAAGTAATTGAGGTAGCGAGAAAATGTAATTATTTAACGGAAGAGGGAGACGCTACGGATGAAAATATTTTAACTAAGGTGGGTATTGAGAGGGCAAAAGTTTTAGTAACGGTGTTAGCCAGTGATTCTAGTAATGTTTTTATCACTTTAACGGCACGGGAGTTAAACCCTGATTTAGTTATTATCGCCAGAGGGGAATTATCTAGCACTGAAAAAAAATTACGTTTAGCCGGCGCCAATCATGTGGTTTTACCTGCTTCTGTCAGTGGCATGAGAATGGCAAATTTAATCACTACACCTAATACTAATGATTTTTTTCAACACCCAGAGGAGCAAAATTATCTTAATGATTTACTAAAACAGTTGGAAATACAAATCGAGGAGTTATCCCTCGCTGATACTTCTACTTTAGTGGGAAGAACGATCAAGGAGCTAGAAATCAGGGGGAAGGGCGCTTTTTTGGTGGTGGCAATTAGGCGTTATAGCGGTGAGTTGATTAGTCATCCTTCGCCAACTTTGATGTTAAATAAGGGTGATGTTTTGATTGTGTTGGGGCGCCAAACGGATTTACCCCAATTTGCCCGTTATTACCGACTTAATCGCCTTTTAAATTAG
- a CDS encoding ammonium transporter: MIDQLWILLCTGLVFLMQGGFMCLESGLTRSKNSINVAVKNLADFGISVILFWGFGFGIMFGISQGGWLGSDSFFFSGTNQPDLITFFLFQAMFCGTATTIISGALAERVKFLAYIFIVVMVSGLIYPLFGHWVWNEQGWLKQLGFLDFAGSTVVHGMGAWVSFATLTIIGSREGRFDEKGKPRKIQGANLLFAVLGALLLWLGWLGFNGGSTLAFNSQVPKIILNTVLAGVGGMVATMILNQLQLGRVEVEDLINGSIAGLVAITAGCDIIASPLAIIVGVTGAGVTKLVSQTVLKGKIDDAVDAVAVHGGAGLWGTLCVALFGDLSLIDTGFYRGQLLLIQFLGVAVAMVWGFGLSWLVLKPLNSFFCLRVSSEAEQMGLNMAEHEARTDTYELFHVMDVQAKTQDLTLRAPVEPFTEVGHIATRYNDVMDALEDNHRQNMESLEELYTVTATVVSAVENEQFSPLDFDVFSQRPDELGILAQALQKMMTIINQQQQQLSQFTGESLPKYSQENILQQTIIDILNLCFGEISAELEAKIHSNYSLVDLTNFLKKIITITSLHDLEIDNK; the protein is encoded by the coding sequence ATGATTGATCAACTTTGGATACTATTATGTACGGGCTTAGTTTTTTTGATGCAAGGTGGTTTTATGTGTTTAGAGTCGGGGTTAACTCGCTCTAAAAATAGTATTAATGTTGCTGTTAAAAATTTGGCTGATTTTGGCATTTCGGTGATTCTGTTTTGGGGTTTTGGTTTTGGCATTATGTTTGGTATTTCTCAGGGGGGGTGGTTAGGAAGTGATAGTTTCTTTTTTTCTGGCACTAATCAACCTGATTTAATTACTTTTTTCTTATTCCAAGCGATGTTTTGTGGCACTGCCACCACGATTATCTCCGGCGCCCTTGCCGAAAGGGTAAAATTTTTGGCTTATATTTTCATCGTAGTGATGGTATCAGGATTGATCTATCCTTTATTTGGTCATTGGGTGTGGAATGAGCAAGGTTGGTTAAAGCAGTTAGGATTTCTTGATTTTGCTGGTAGTACAGTTGTTCATGGTATGGGAGCATGGGTTAGTTTTGCCACTTTAACCATTATTGGTTCTCGTGAAGGTCGATTTGATGAGAAGGGTAAGCCGAGAAAAATTCAAGGGGCTAATTTACTTTTTGCGGTGTTAGGGGCGCTGTTACTGTGGTTAGGGTGGTTAGGGTTTAATGGTGGTAGTACACTTGCTTTTAATAGTCAAGTCCCGAAAATTATTCTTAATACGGTGTTGGCTGGGGTAGGAGGTATGGTGGCAACGATGATTTTAAATCAACTACAACTAGGTAGGGTGGAGGTGGAAGATTTAATTAATGGCTCTATTGCTGGATTAGTGGCGATTACGGCTGGTTGCGATATTATTGCTAGTCCTTTAGCTATTATTGTTGGGGTGACGGGCGCTGGGGTGACAAAACTGGTTTCTCAAACTGTTTTGAAGGGAAAAATTGATGATGCAGTGGATGCGGTGGCTGTGCATGGGGGCGCTGGATTATGGGGAACCCTCTGTGTAGCTTTATTTGGCGATTTAAGTTTAATTGACACTGGTTTTTATCGAGGGCAATTATTATTAATTCAGTTTCTGGGGGTTGCTGTTGCCATGGTTTGGGGTTTTGGCTTGAGTTGGCTTGTGCTTAAACCTCTCAATTCTTTTTTCTGTTTAAGGGTTAGTAGTGAGGCAGAACAAATGGGCTTAAATATGGCTGAACATGAAGCTCGAACTGATACTTATGAACTATTCCATGTTATGGATGTACAGGCAAAAACTCAAGATTTGACGTTGAGGGCGCCCGTCGAACCATTCACGGAAGTGGGTCATATTGCCACCCGTTACAATGATGTGATGGATGCCTTAGAAGACAATCACCGCCAAAATATGGAATCTTTAGAGGAGTTATACACGGTTACGGCTACGGTGGTATCTGCCGTGGAAAATGAACAGTTTTCCCCTCTTGATTTTGATGTTTTTTCCCAGCGCCCGGATGAATTAGGTATTTTGGCTCAGGCTTTACAAAAAATGATGACAATTATTAATCAACAACAACAACAGTTGTCACAATTTACGGGGGAAAGTTTACCGAAATATAGTCAAGAAAATATTTTGCAACAAACCATCATCGATATTTTAAATCTTTGTTTTGGAGAAATTTCTGCAGAATTGGAAGCTAAAATTCACAGTAATTATAGTTTAGTTGACCTCACTAATTTTCTAAAAAAAATTATTACTATTACCTCTCTCCATGATCTTGAAATAGACAATAAGTAA
- a CDS encoding DUF565 domain-containing protein, with the protein MQETRLNLLLSRFINQITGFFINPWRRFSLNIICLFLGFFLASAIAATVGQQTRLDITMALFFTAFVEGASILIYRNRDSNNPLWRSTLNSLKIGLIYGLALEALKLNS; encoded by the coding sequence ATGCAAGAAACTAGATTAAATTTACTTTTAAGCCGGTTTATTAATCAAATAACTGGATTTTTTATTAATCCTTGGCGTCGATTTTCTTTAAATATAATTTGTCTTTTTTTAGGTTTTTTTCTTGCTTCTGCTATTGCCGCAACGGTGGGGCAACAAACTCGTTTAGATATTACTATGGCTCTTTTTTTTACTGCTTTTGTGGAGGGCGCTAGTATCTTAATTTACCGCAATCGTGACTCTAATAATCCTCTTTGGCGCAGCACTCTAAATTCTTTAAAAATTGGTTTAATTTATGGTTTAGCTTTGGAAGCACTTAAATTAAATTCTTAG
- the cobQ gene encoding cobyric acid synthase CobQ, which produces MKAIMVVGTTSHAGKSTLVAGLCRLFWRKGWLVTPFQAQNMTSNAYVTTSGGQIGYTQAFQSWASKTVPRVEMNPILLKPQDNNTSQLILRGELIGIIDNQVYAQNYFDLGWQTITDCLNILGQEFDLVICEGAGNPAEIYLKHHDLTNMRVATHLQADTILVADIERGGAFSNLVGTLELLEMEERALVKGIIINKFKGDVSSLDSSIERLENLTNIPVLGVLPWFDDTLPFEDSLSLLNQSNKVQNADVKIKIIKLPNISNFTDFDPLEAENNVFIEYINLDDDIGYPDAVIIPDTKTTMADLRALEASGMKRKIQEYERAGGTVFGICGGYKMLGHNILNPDHFEEEISSLEGLDLLPIETILKSEKISRQREVFANYPQANFPVDGYEIHQGYTELITPLAKQRKIKYYPFFDDPSLGLVNENLSVWGCYLHGIFDNGAWRRSWLNYLRHKRGLSSLPTGISNYRHQRELLIDSLADFVERNLNLEKIWV; this is translated from the coding sequence ATGAAAGCAATTATGGTGGTGGGTACAACTTCCCACGCAGGAAAGTCAACTCTTGTGGCTGGTTTGTGCCGTTTATTTTGGCGCAAAGGTTGGTTAGTGACGCCTTTTCAAGCCCAAAATATGACATCTAATGCCTATGTCACCACCAGTGGAGGGCAAATTGGTTATACCCAAGCCTTTCAGTCTTGGGCTAGTAAAACTGTGCCTAGGGTAGAAATGAATCCTATTTTACTTAAACCTCAAGATAATAACACTTCTCAACTTATTCTCCGAGGTGAGTTAATCGGTATCATTGATAATCAGGTATATGCTCAAAATTATTTTGATTTAGGTTGGCAAACTATTACCGACTGTTTAAATATTTTAGGACAAGAGTTTGATTTGGTAATTTGTGAGGGCGCTGGAAATCCTGCGGAAATTTATCTCAAACATCATGATTTAACTAATATGAGGGTGGCTACTCATCTTCAAGCTGATACTATTTTGGTGGCTGATATTGAGCGCGGTGGTGCTTTTTCTAATCTTGTTGGTACACTTGAATTACTAGAAATGGAGGAGAGAGCGCTGGTAAAGGGTATAATTATCAACAAATTTAAAGGTGATGTCTCGTCACTTGATTCTAGTATTGAGCGGTTAGAAAATCTTACTAATATTCCTGTTTTAGGTGTTTTGCCTTGGTTTGACGATACCTTACCTTTTGAGGATTCTCTTAGTTTATTGAATCAATCAAATAAGGTTCAGAATGCTGATGTAAAAATTAAAATTATTAAGTTACCAAATATTTCTAATTTTACTGATTTTGACCCTCTTGAAGCTGAAAATAATGTCTTTATTGAATACATTAATCTTGATGATGACATTGGTTATCCTGATGCGGTAATTATCCCCGACACAAAAACGACTATGGCTGATTTACGGGCGCTGGAAGCTAGTGGTATGAAAAGGAAAATTCAAGAATATGAAAGGGCTGGAGGTACTGTATTTGGTATCTGCGGTGGTTATAAAATGTTAGGTCATAATATTCTTAATCCTGATCATTTTGAGGAGGAAATATCTTCTCTTGAAGGGCTAGATTTGTTGCCTATTGAAACTATTTTAAAATCTGAAAAAATTAGTCGTCAAAGGGAAGTTTTTGCTAATTATCCTCAAGCAAATTTTCCGGTAGATGGCTATGAAATCCATCAAGGTTATACAGAGTTGATTACTCCTTTAGCTAAACAGCGTAAAATAAAATATTATCCTTTTTTCGATGATCCTAGTTTAGGTTTAGTTAATGAAAATTTGTCGGTGTGGGGTTGTTATTTACATGGTATATTTGATAATGGTGCTTGGCGAAGGTCATGGTTAAATTATTTGCGTCACAAACGAGGTTTATCTTCTTTACCCACAGGAATTTCTAACTATCGTCATCAAAGAGAACTTTTGATTGATAGTTTAGCTGATTTTGTTGAGCGTAATTTGAATTTAGAAAAAATTTGGGTTTAA
- a CDS encoding S8 family serine peptidase: MKLPLICLGGLTPLFLLGLKVSALPLSLSSQGIDVLRLHQAPFNLSGQKIAIGQVEIGRPPQFGWDKLSPFMRPLALIRAFHRHDVALPNQHLDGHALMVARVMVSQEKKFIGVAPRANLYSGAIGSLRDASQPEECQTLQHIAQQNNQDIRAVNLSFGESLARDERPSPRLDGNGLFTQCLDWSARVHNVVYVVAGNQGRGGIPIPTDNYNGITTAYSMQVDGVFRKVDFANLSAPPKGADNELIAGEINSDERIGVGLLAPGNNIQIYDIDGKLKKVRGTSFAAPHVTASVALLQEAGDRFFRGKQWSNLDHRRSEVMKAILLNSADKIQDSGNGDLLGMTRTVLTQHNDTWLTSDAYLSPQIPLHRAMGAGHLNTFRAYQQLESGQWHHQQPIPSQGWNYDQIQAKNNHEYDLQSPLTMGSYVAITLAWHRLVTLNDLNNNQVYDIGESFADQGLNNLNLYLIDANSEEVVCSSISKVDSVEHIFCPIVNTGKYKIRVEFADQVNENQQPYALAWQTK, from the coding sequence ATGAAATTGCCATTGATTTGTTTAGGAGGGTTAACTCCTCTTTTTCTTCTGGGGTTGAAGGTTAGCGCCCTCCCCCTTTCTTTATCATCTCAAGGTATTGATGTACTTCGTTTACATCAAGCGCCCTTCAACCTGTCAGGACAAAAAATCGCTATTGGGCAAGTGGAAATCGGGCGCCCTCCCCAATTTGGATGGGATAAATTATCCCCTTTCATGCGCCCTTTAGCTTTGATTCGAGCTTTTCATCGTCATGATGTGGCGTTACCTAATCAACATCTTGACGGTCATGCTTTAATGGTGGCTAGGGTGATGGTGAGTCAAGAAAAAAAATTTATAGGGGTTGCCCCCCGTGCTAATCTTTATTCGGGCGCTATTGGTTCTTTGCGCGATGCCTCACAACCGGAAGAATGCCAAACTTTACAACATATCGCCCAACAAAATAACCAAGATATTCGTGCTGTTAATCTGAGTTTTGGGGAATCTTTGGCACGGGATGAGCGCCCTTCACCCCGTTTAGATGGTAACGGTTTATTTACTCAATGTCTCGATTGGTCTGCACGGGTTCATAATGTAGTCTATGTGGTTGCTGGTAATCAAGGGCGTGGAGGTATTCCTATCCCTACGGATAATTACAATGGTATTACAACTGCTTATAGTATGCAGGTAGATGGGGTATTTAGAAAAGTAGATTTTGCCAATTTGAGTGCGCCGCCGAAGGGCGCTGATAATGAGTTAATTGCTGGAGAAATTAACAGCGATGAGCGTATTGGAGTGGGTTTACTCGCGCCCGGCAACAATATCCAAATATACGACATTGATGGGAAATTAAAAAAAGTGAGGGGGACAAGTTTTGCAGCGCCCCATGTCACTGCTTCGGTGGCATTATTACAGGAAGCCGGAGATCGATTTTTTCGAGGTAAACAGTGGTCAAATTTGGATCATCGTCGCAGTGAGGTAATGAAAGCAATTTTGCTCAATAGTGCCGATAAAATTCAAGATTCTGGTAATGGTGATTTATTGGGCATGACAAGAACAGTTTTAACTCAACACAATGACACTTGGTTAACCAGTGATGCCTATTTATCCCCTCAAATTCCTTTGCATCGGGCCATGGGCGCTGGGCATCTCAACACCTTTCGAGCTTACCAACAGTTAGAAAGTGGGCAATGGCATCATCAGCAACCTATTCCCTCTCAAGGTTGGAATTATGATCAAATTCAGGCTAAAAATAATCATGAATATGATTTACAATCACCTCTTACCATGGGCAGTTATGTTGCCATTACCCTTGCTTGGCATCGTTTAGTTACATTAAATGACCTCAATAATAACCAAGTTTATGACATCGGCGAGAGTTTTGCTGATCAAGGTTTAAATAATCTCAATCTATACCTAATTGATGCTAACTCAGAAGAAGTTGTTTGTAGTTCCATTAGTAAAGTAGATAGTGTGGAACACATTTTTTGCCCCATTGTCAATACAGGTAAGTATAAAATTAGGGTAGAATTTGCTGATCAAGTTAATGAAAATCAACAACCTTACGCCCTTGCTTGGCAAACTAAATAA
- the clpP gene encoding ATP-dependent Clp endopeptidase proteolytic subunit ClpP, with protein sequence MVPTVVETSGRGERAFDIYSRLLRERIVFLGQQVTDELANSLVAQLLLLEAEDPEKDIYMYINSPGGSVSAGLGIFDTMNLIKPDVCTICVGLAASMGAFLLSAGAKGKRMSLPNSRIMIHQPLGGAQGQATDIEIQAREILYLKKQLNQYMSDHTGQPLDKMAEDTERDFFMSAPEAVAYGLIDQVVEKVPKS encoded by the coding sequence ATAGTACCCACCGTTGTGGAAACCTCTGGTAGAGGTGAGCGCGCTTTTGATATTTACTCTCGTTTATTACGAGAAAGAATCGTTTTTTTAGGTCAACAAGTAACCGATGAATTAGCTAATTCTTTGGTGGCTCAACTGTTACTATTAGAAGCAGAAGACCCAGAAAAAGATATTTATATGTATATCAATTCCCCCGGCGGTTCTGTATCGGCTGGTTTGGGTATTTTTGATACCATGAATTTAATTAAACCTGATGTTTGTACTATCTGTGTCGGTTTAGCTGCCAGTATGGGTGCTTTTTTGCTTAGTGCGGGCGCGAAAGGTAAACGCATGAGTTTGCCTAACTCTCGCATTATGATTCATCAACCGTTGGGAGGGGCGCAAGGACAAGCTACGGATATTGAAATTCAAGCTAGAGAAATTCTTTATCTGAAAAAACAACTTAACCAATATATGTCAGATCATACTGGGCAACCGCTAGATAAAATGGCAGAAGATACCGAAAGAGATTTCTTTATGTCAGCGCCCGAAGCCGTTGCTTATGGTTTAATCGATCAAGTGGTGGAAAAAGTTCCCAAGTCTTAA